The nucleotide sequence CGCATTAACACACGCGCAAACAAACATGCAGGCATTAACGAGCGCAAAGTACACGGCCTTCCTTTTCGTGCATGTTTGCTCTGACATACTTTTAGTGGCTGGTTTTAGAGGTTGTGACAGAAGTGGCCTCCGGTGATTAAGTGCTTCCTGGTGAAGGTCAGgctgaagactttttttttagggtggaggagaggatgggaaggagagagagagggctgtTGCAAAACAACCACAGGGGAACTAAAAGAGCACAATCGACCAATCTACCTCCTCCGCTGCTCTCGTCTCGTTCATGCTTTTGAATCCATTCACTCAGAAAGAGAGAGCAATAAATCCtgtgaaaagaaatagaaagtGAAGGAGGCGACGGATAATGGGGACTGCAAATTGCAATCAATAGCATGTTTAAATTTGAGGAAAAGTTAAGTTTTTCTCATCTGAGCAGAGCGATAACACACAGGGCTGCGTGTTTGAATGGATAGGTTATGAAAGCATGCAAGCAAAACGCTCATGTTTTGCTTATTTCCCCGCAGGATTTCTTAAAAATAAACCCACATTTTTCATCTCTAAAGACATTCCCGATTTCAGCTGTAAGCTTTGGCCTGTTGACGTTAAACTGAAAGCTGATACCTCCACACATTCTCAGCTAAGTCGCCCATAAAGTATTAccaaaaaaaatcccccaaCACTTTGCTGCCACTAAATCAGCGcatggcttgtgtgtgtgtgtgtgtgtgtgtgttcgccaGTGAATCATCTTTTTTCTCCAATGTGTGTCAGTGAGGCATGTGTAGGCATTCACGAGTGGGTGTTTGCACGTGCATGTGAGTAGAGCTCAATGTTATAAACACCAGCGGAGTTTGTTTACATGCTCAGTATCACTTTGGGAAGCTGTCCTTTAGCGGGATATACACACAGATACTAAGAGCGTGCGCCGCCACAAGGAAGAGggtatgtttgtgtgcatgtgtgcgtgtgatcATTATCCTGTAATAGTCTATTTCTAACAGTCTGTCCAGATTTCAAGTGCATCTTGCCAGGAAGTGTAATTTCCTGCTCGAGCGACTGATTCAGCAGCATccagctgttgtgtttgtgtggagagaaagggagacagTAAGATGAAGTGACCGTCTGTTTTTTCCATACAACCCCTTAATAGTTGTTTTTCCAGGTGCCACaatccccccacccccccctccaAACCCCTCCTTGCCAGCCGCTCTCCCCCACCCACAAGCCCACCAAtcattcctccctctctccccagtTGCTCTTTTTTCGCACTTTTAAGCAGGCAACTCCGGCTCCATAATTCCCACGAGAACCCACTACGGATCATATATCGGTGCTCTCAGACTTAGTTGTAATCACCTTGAAATGTTGTTCTTTCTTCCTGTGGTTATTCTGAACATCCTGCATCCCACACGGATGAACTCATACAAACTCAGCTTTTTGGTCTGCGTTGGCAGGGTGTTAATGAATGCTTGTAAACTCTGAACAATTCTCAAAATCAGTTATTTGAGTACATCACCAAATtttacttttcagttttcttttttaatccttCGTAGATTCAAATTTGCACAGTCAAAAAGTCTTACATCAGAAATCCTGACAGTTTCAGTGGATTTACAGTCTGTTTGTGTAGTTTGGATTCAGCTTGAAGTTAGACTGCATGTGTGTGGTTATACCATCTCACCGCAGTACagttaatgtacagtatatttatgTTTAAACGGTACGAACgagcatgcatgtgtgcaagGGGAACAGTTCTGAGGAATGCTTCGTCCTTGTAGAGGGGGagggaaacagagggagagatggaaaaaaatggTGCAAGACAAAAACTGAGGCAAGAAGGCATTTAAAAGTAATAGACTGAGGGGGAGAGAGATGTAAAGAATGTCAGAGAAATGTAAAAGGGAGGGCGAGAGTGATacaacaaaaagaataaaagaactGGATCCTTACGGGTCGaatcttttctctcctttagAAGGACTTTAAAGGTGACATATCACACACAGAGGTGACTTTATAAAggtcataattttattttaaggcTCCCTCTataataggtttacatgctttagtgtttaaaaaacacaccacCTTTTCTTACTGTGAAGTGCTACAGCTCTGTGTATaactctgtctgaaatgctctgttttagcttgTGTCTCTTTAAAGCCCCCCTCCCGAATACCCAGTCCTTCTCCAATTGGTCAGCTCCTGCATGTCTGAGCCAGTGCCGCTAAAAACAACagagctgtgctaaatcaattcttacatgccaaactagctgctaggcatagattatgaaaatgtgtatgtgtgactcTATGAGGTAATGATTTCACAAATTCCCAGAATTAAAAGCACGACTGCTGACAAGGCCTTTCAGGGGCAGTGTTTTATGTGAAAGAGAGGAGCTtttgttggtgcagactttggcCTGCTTACATTTAGAGCACCTGTAGGTGTAAAAGTCAGACTTTATAGCCCTGTGATGAGTAATTGATTTATAAAGGCTTATGATAAAGGGAGCAATGATTGCTGTCCTAGTTGGCAGCATATTTGTGTATGTAATTAAGGTCACAACGTAACCACAGTTCACAAATGTTGTTGTGTCTGGCAgtgtatttctgtttgtgtgtctatgCTCGTCTGCATCAATCTTTTCTTCTGAAGCACTAGAAGTAGAACAGAAAAGTACCTTCCAAACATACAAACATGGGATCCGTACTTGAGCGCAGTGAATGTGAAAGCGACAGGTGTTTTTCTCCTTCCAACACACCCGCCTCTCTGCTACTGAGTCATGATTCCGCAGCAGGGTTAAAGAAAACTCTTTGTAGCCGTGCTGTGAGTAGAGAGGGAGTCacatcttttttctctctcctcagccTGTTTAACCGTCCATGCTTCAGCCTaccttcctcccctccttttGATCTGTGTGTATCGAGGTTAATGTGGTAGGAAGTTATGTGCGGTTTTGCGGATTTTTTGATGATAACAGGGCTAAACCCTCATATCAGCTGTCATCTGGATGATAGCTGGAAGGAAAGTGTCTTACTCATAAACAACTCCACATGTGTGCACTCTCGTGCACTCACATTCACAAGAAACCACTTCTTGATAACTGTCTTAATGATttactttctcctcctctgttttccccttccctccttctcaccctctctcctccctccctccctccctccctctctccctcccttccctctgTGCTGACTCGCAGGTGGTGTCCTCctgtcagaaacacacacttcctctgACACATGGCTGACAGCGGGAGACGGAAGGGGTGAGAGAGAATACGGGATTGACACACACGCACCGAAAGAAAGAGGCACTCGGCCATCTGCGGTCGGTCCCCTGCtagtctgcagctgtgttggaaTCAGTGAACAGCTCTCAGCTCCGTCAGGACTTCAGAAAACCACAGAGTGAGTTAAGGGGGTTCTTCCAACATCTCTTTGCCTAGGGGATGAGCCGAGGTTGAGCCAATGTTGAGGCCTCGCTGGCCTTGGATTAGGCCCCTGGGGCTGCTTCTTTGGAGGGACGGGTGATATCCCAGCTGGGTCTTCTGCTGTCGCCATCCTCCACGGCTGTCATTAGTGGCTAATGAGCTGCTTCTAGAGAGGAAATAGAGAAGGTGcctgtggagagaggaggaaccATACAGCTGTTATTAAGAGGCCCAGAGATCTCAGACAAGGAATTCTTTTGCCTCTGCAAGAGAGTGGAACCCTTAAAAACTCTTTTGGATGCAAGCATGAAAGGATATTGACTTTGGAAGCTGTTGTTGTAGACATTTACTTACGGGTATTTGCTACAGCATTGTGTGTTTGGAAATTGTCACCATGGATTTAAAAGTGGGATGATTCAGAATTTAGATTGTTTTTGTCCCTAAACTGAAAGACTTTTcgggatttttttaaaagatattttgttttacatttacactttCAATATTTTTGATCTTCCTATGCCCTGAAGGAATTGGTCACCATGGCAGCAGCCTATCGTGTAGTGGTGAGCAGTGTGAGCTGCTACAACAGTGTGGTTGTGGACCGACGCACTCACTCCCATGCTGTGCACTACTGCTCAGGGCCATGTGGGGCCCTGTCCCAAGGACTGGACTGTACTGTTGCACACCGCGGCACATGCTCCGAGCTGCTTATTGCACCTGACCCTACATACACTGACCCAAACAGCTCACTCATACACTCCCGCAACATCATCACTCAGCAGCTTCCTAACCATGGTAAAATTAGTGTTACCATGGATACTAGTTATAACGGTGGTCTAGAGAGGGCAGGCAGCAGTGGCAATTTGTCTTTGGGGGAGGACAGCCCCACGTGGCGTGGTAAAAAGACTCCCAGTGTTGGAGCATCGACTGGGAACTTGATTTCCTCTGGCAGTTTGAAGGACATTACTGAAGAAGCCATCAACCTGGCCAGTGGTAAGCTCAAAGAGTTCTCTTTTGACAAGCTacgcctctcctcctccagccatgTCACCTTCCGGAAAGGTCGTAAGGTCCGTCCTGACTCTTTCAGCCGTCGCTCCACCGACCTGGAGATTATCTACGGCCAGTTCAGCTCCCAAATCACCACAAACGGAACTACTAATGTCATAACAAATGGAATGGCTACTTCCAATGACGAGAACCTGCCACCATTTGTGCCAGGGAAAGGAGCAGGCCTGGAAGAGACAAAGCTAAAGGGAAACACAAGCACCTTGTCAGCCATCACCAAAGTGGGTGGTGGATCAACAAGCAGCCTATCGAGTATTGGGTCTTTGGACCAAAGTCTAAACACAGTGGCCTCCCTGTACCTCAATACCCTGGGAGAGGAGAACCTAATTGCCCGTTTGTTGGAGAAGACACGAGCGGAGGCGGGCGCTGGGGGAGCAGGCGGGGAGGACATTCGTGCCTGCCTTGACATCCTGCTTAAATGCTCTGAAGACCTAAAGAAATGCACTGACATCATCAAGCAGTGCATCAGACGCAAAGCTGGTGGAGGGCCAGAGGATGGAGGAGCCAGTCCTGACAGTATGTATCGGGCTGTGATGACCCGACTCAGCTCCTATTTGAAGAGACTACctctggagctggagggaaTTGGAAGTTTGGGAGGCAGTGTGCAGGGTGGTCAGGGCGGACCTGGAAGCGGGCACAGTGATCTGGCTGAGCTTGTCAACACACTGCACTCCATCCAACAGGGGCCATTCTCTCCGATATTTGGCAATGAGCAACCTCCTCGCTATGAGGACGTGGTGCAGTCGCCGCCTATCCCGAAGACTGTTCCTCATTCTGCATCTTCTACTCCCTCCTCTGTTTTATCCTCCTcagactctatcaacaccaaaccAGTCCAAAGCTCCCCGTCCAGAGCCACGCCACTTACCAATGGACTACAACATCTGCATCCCTCTTCtattacacaaaacacactctctcccccatctgtcactctctctccatccagAACCTCTCCAACACACTCCCCTTCACCTCTTCGTACCTCCCCCACCCCACCGTACACACAAACTCCCCCAGCATCCCCCATGGAGGCTCTTTATATtgaggaggaagaagcagaTGTGGACACCACGACAGAACAAATctcacaacagacacacactccaacCAGAGGGGTGAACACTACCCAGAACATAAACGGGATAACATTGGGTCAGCACATACACCTttcccattcacacacacgccATAACTCTTCGAATACTTTGCCGAACAGCTCTGGCTACAGCCCCTCTTGGTCTTCCTCTGCCTCCCAAACAGTCTCAGCACCCAAAGCTGTCTCGCACAGGAATGATGACATTGACAAGCTGCTGATGGACTTAGAGAACCTTTCTCAGAGTATGAGCCATCCCAGAGGCACTGAGCCTCCACTTCCAGCCAAAACcaggaagagagaaggaggcaaGGGAATCACTCCTAGTGAAGCCCTCAATCAGTCCAAAATGGCCCAATTCCAAGTCCAGAAGCCAGACAACCATCTCACCATGAATGGCCCTACTTCTAGGACTCCTCAGAGTCTCACTCCTCCCCAGATAGAGAACAGTGAATCTGtggtgggagaggaggaggatggggcaCTGCTGCTGAGAATCCTGGAGAGCATTGAGAGTTTTGCCCAGGAGCTGGTGGATTCTGGTGCAGGGAGCACAGGCAGTGCTGAGAGGAAGTGTGGGAAGGAGCGGGAGGTGATGAGGCTCCTGCAGGATACACTTGCCACCACCGGCCGTCCTGACACCCCTCTCGAGAGCCCAAGCCCTCCAGCTCTTCCCTCTATTCCATCCATGCACTCAAATGCAGTCCCGGCAATACCGCCAAAACAATCCCCTGCAAATATAACTACAGTTTTACCTGCACCGGCATCCATAACTGCAGTTCctgaacctgtggtgtgtgaACCAACACCCAAACCTACACCTGATAATACCCCCAAACCACTGCCTATACCTATACCTGAACCTACAACTGAGGATAAAAATAAACTTTCAGAAGCCTCGGTAGATGAGACTGATCCAAAATCCATCTCTGCCCCTGGAATACCTGAACCTGCAAGCTTGCATCCTTCCACACAATCGCCTGAACCTACACCTGTTGCTGTACCTGAAGCTCCAGCACCGGTTGCCATCTCAGTTGTGGTAGCTTCAAGAGATGATGCCATTGCCGTTGGGGACCCTGCTGCTGTGAGGGACACTGGTGCAACACTCCTCATCCAGCAGACTCCAGAGGTGATCAGAGTAAGTGAAATACACACTTACACATGCACAAGCCAATGGACAGCCAGACATTCATATATTACAATTTTACACTATTACAGCAGTATGATTACCCATGTATCAACACATCATTTGAGATTTTATTGTGCACAATCAGCTTTTAAATTTAAAGCTCGTCTGGGACATAGAGGAATAGAAATTTCAAGAACTTTAATTATGTGATCAATTGCACATCCCAGAGCTGAATTTTTATTCCTTTTGACTGGTAATAAAAAAGGCATTATTGAGTCTAACTTTCTCTGGatgaaaacacagctgactGCTTTGAAGAAAACAGTATCTGATATTTGTACTACGGTACTGCACAAATCTGCTGCAGCGTCTCATTTAAAGCGGATATCAGCAGAGGACAATTTGCATTTTGTGATTTTGGAGGATATTTGCATGCTTTGATTTAACTCAAGGTGGTTGCACATGGTCAATATAGCAGCATCATTTTAGTATGTATTTTGCAATGTTTTAAGAGGCAAATAGAACCAAGAAACAGAGTGACTGACAGCATTAGACTGGGAACATACAATTTGAAAGGAAGCCTTGCTTTCAATACATGTCACATAAACACCCCGGGCGGGAACATTATCGCTGTGACACAACGGGGTTGATGCCATTGTAATTGATGGTCCGTGATGAATAGTACTCATTAACTGCGATGAACACGCTGATACAGTTTCCCCATCTGGGCTTGAATAAAAAGGCTGGCGCTCTGAATCGTGGAAAAGAACGGCTCATTGTGTTAGGAGTGGCTCTTTGTTGACTTTTCCCTGGCTTCTAACCTGTGTTTTGAACCGTcagtgtgtatatgtgagtttgtgtgtgcagacgtatgtgtgtgttggctctCCTTTCCACCCCGGGGAATATTTAAAGATAATTTAGGGTTGTGctacagagggagagagatgcaATTGGAGCTtgtgtttctatgtgtgtgcGAATTGGTGTGCGTAAGGCGATGGCACTGCAGTAAATAAACTTGGAAAGGGGGAGTCACCTCAGCTTGTATCTGTTGTGGGTGTTCAACATCATGTTGTAGATTTAGGTAATTACAtttgacagacaaacacacattaacgCCTACACAGAGTATCAAGTCATTACCGTTGTCAGtatttcctgtctctctccctcgctcacTTTGATTTTTTGATCTCTTAGTAATTTGCTTATTTTACTCAGCTCTCCCATCATCCCTCTCCACGCCAGcctccagctgctgtgtgtgtgtgtgtgtgtctgtgtgtttatttactgAGCTGTGTAACCTTATGCCCTAAAGATATGTAGGGCACCTATTTATGAGGTTACCATGGTAGCTGCCACAGTCAGAACAGAACAGCCAGCACCCGAACACATCATTACGCGTTCTCATTCCTCCTCCGTCCTCTGTCTGCCTagccatccctccctcctctctgtttttgtttttttttcctgctcctcTGCCTACACATTTCTTGTTATCTCTTGACATTCTTTCTCTCTacttttccctttctttcctgCCTCCGTGtccctttttgttttccttcttaGTGTCCTTCTTTCACCTGCAGTCAAAAAGTCGGTCCACGTTGACCGCCGCTTCTTTTCCCTGCCCTGTGATTGGCCGGTGTGTTATTTTGGGAGCGGTGAATAACAGTTGTTGCCGTGTGGAGGGCAGAGCAGCCCAATGAAAGGTGCTGATTGGAGCACAGCAGGAGTAGGGGTGAGGGTGGGGTGAGGTGAGGTGGGGCagggtgtggggggggggcatcTGTTGGCACACTGAGTGTTAACGGTATCGTTACCCTCCGGCCCTCTCTGCCGCTGGCAAAGCTAGGTGTGAGGGAGGCCTAAATCTGTCCGCCCCTTGGTACTATGGCATCCCGCTAACAGACTCACTGTCGCCACAGTGTAAATGGatctgcatatgtgtgtgtgggggtgtgacggtgtccatgtttgtttgtatgaTGTGCATGCATCCTAGCTTTCTTACACGTCCAGATGTTTGTGTATGCGTGTGCATTTAGATGTGTTCATGCATGTGCATACGGATACAGGTGTATTCATATGAATTCGATGTGATGAATGTGAGTGTAaccgagcgtgtgtgtgtgtgtgtgtgtgtgtgtgtgtctgtttgttggccCGAGGGTAAATTGACCCAGTGCTACTGTGGGTCACAGCTGAGTTTCGGAATAGCTCCTCGACACCCAATACCAACTCTGGCACTCTGGGAATTATGCTAATATTCGTCAGCGCCAACCCCGCCTCCTGCCTCAGTCGCACATTAAACTGCcaatcaaactgtaaacaagaCAAGCCCGCTCACACACAAGTGAGAAAATGCCCTTGCACTATCACGCACAGTGTCTTACACACCTCACCTTGGAGATTTGTAGCTGTGTTTCCTTTGGCACTGCCGTGGCTTTGATGGGAAGCTGTGCTAAGCCCTCCGGGATGACAGTGGCCTCAGGCAGAAGCATCCtcatctgcgtgtgtgtgtgtgtatctgcacaCGTGTTTATTGTTgattctgctgctgacagactAATACAGGGCTTTCTGCACCTGTCAGAGCAGACCCATTAATCTCCATGGAGACAAGGAAGCCAGCTGATATAAATCAGCAGGGAGACGTGGCAGCAGTGATGCTGCGAGTGGAGCTGGATAAATCTGTTAGTGGTAATTCAGGTCAGTGGCCTTCCAGTGGCTTCCAGTCGGTCTTTCTCTTCCActgtcgtttccctgcgcctaaATTTGACCTGTATGTTTTTGTCTCAGTAAAGCCAACGGTGACATGATTTACAGACACACGTACACCCATGGCTGTATCCAGAGCTGCCATTCTGATGGCTTAATTATCAAGCTG is from Sparus aurata chromosome 16, fSpaAur1.1, whole genome shotgun sequence and encodes:
- the ppp2r3a gene encoding serine/threonine-protein phosphatase 2A regulatory subunit B'' subunit alpha isoform X1 — translated: MAAAYRVVVSSVSCYNSVVVDRRTHSHAVHYCSGPCGALSQGLDCTVAHRGTCSELLIAPDPTYTDPNSSLIHSRNIITQQLPNHGKISVTMDTSYNGGLERAGSSGNLSLGEDSPTWRGKKTPSVGASTGNLISSGSLKDITEEAINLASGKLKEFSFDKLRLSSSSHVTFRKGRKVRPDSFSRRSTDLEIIYGQFSSQITTNGTTNVITNGMATSNDENLPPFVPGKGAGLEETKLKGNTSTLSAITKVGGGSTSSLSSIGSLDQSLNTVASLYLNTLGEENLIARLLEKTRAEAGAGGAGGEDIRACLDILLKCSEDLKKCTDIIKQCIRRKAGGGPEDGGASPDSMYRAVMTRLSSYLKRLPLELEGIGSLGGSVQGGQGGPGSGHSDLAELVNTLHSIQQGPFSPIFGNEQPPRYEDVVQSPPIPKTVPHSASSTPSSVLSSSDSINTKPVQSSPSRATPLTNGLQHLHPSSITQNTLSPPSVTLSPSRTSPTHSPSPLRTSPTPPYTQTPPASPMEALYIEEEEADVDTTTEQISQQTHTPTRGVNTTQNINGITLGQHIHLSHSHTRHNSSNTLPNSSGYSPSWSSSASQTVSAPKAVSHRNDDIDKLLMDLENLSQSMSHPRGTEPPLPAKTRKREGGKGITPSEALNQSKMAQFQVQKPDNHLTMNGPTSRTPQSLTPPQIENSESVVGEEEDGALLLRILESIESFAQELVDSGAGSTGSAERKCGKEREVMRLLQDTLATTGRPDTPLESPSPPALPSIPSMHSNAVPAIPPKQSPANITTVLPAPASITAVPEPVVCEPTPKPTPDNTPKPLPIPIPEPTTEDKNKLSEASVDETDPKSISAPGIPEPASLHPSTQSPEPTPVAVPEAPAPVAISVVVASRDDAIAVGDPAAVRDTGATLLIQQTPEVIRVQSKPEKKPGTPPPAPTLATASPTPTPRSPSPPPAPVIVTPPPPAINIPRFYYPRGLPAMGPVTNHDAAIAPIEAAFAEFEEEKADIYEMGKIAKACGCPLYWKAPMFYSAGGERTGFVSVHSFVATWRKLLHSCHDDSSRFISLLAKPGCNYLEQEDFIPLLQDIVDTHPGLTFLKDAPEFHSRYITTVIQRIFYVVNRSWTGRITMMELRRSNFLQTLALLEEEDDINQITDYFSYEHFYVIYCKFWELDTDHDLYIDAKDLARYNDHASSNRIIERLFSGAVTRGSAVQREGRISYAEFVWFLISEEDKKNPTSIEYWFRCMDTDGDGVLSMFELEYFYEEQCERMERMGIEPLPFQDLLCQMLDLVKPESQGKITLGDLKRCRMAHIFFDTFFNLEKYLDHEQRDPFAVQKDIDSEGPEPSDWDKYASEEYEILVAEETANEQLHEGSFDDDYESEDLQVPGEIGNKMEKLVISDLSA